One genomic window of Nicotiana sylvestris chromosome 10, ASM39365v2, whole genome shotgun sequence includes the following:
- the LOC104217932 gene encoding late blight resistance protein R1-A-like, with protein MFPLEVAKDQIEFLERELKFLDIFLNLQSSKAECDTLDVTQKAQALLHDTRVALSTLNLTSPNFYPSIYQMEDDIRLIKSEIRANYSFPKISLPLSASKNGVAISEIVPEFIGTVVCILSDLLSIYDGRSVLFVPGPMEQIVEVLEELKSLRAFVCFVAKRCKEPQSCHHDFFTHIFVVAGHAAMLVWLSLPGTDNGTQDLASGGMNALLSDHLRMRIKPIEPSIRKIYVDVLQALKSTSQSGWRPDILNENTTNSEAGFLETVLHNLVELPTIGNATVALKDETSNLQEMLNFLRANLPCIESHFEDLHIMIIDAGILVYSLYDVASAKVNQALLDFPGNIQHFNTLVYPIVQKIFQSNLPRIHGIGYVDFLLSNLNEFQGRYSKSLVSIKNQLQIIQNELESVQPFLKDVAKELHKHHQVQHLAQLVIGTAYEVEYIVDSFISKEVPECCLERWLVDIIEEIKLNSAKIDIELKKTPAVDIALHDPVDAAAAHTSSESTSPKNEEIVGFDHIISELRKKLTKGSQQLDVISIVGMGGQGKTTLANKLFNDDSVKSRFDSRAQCCVSQEYSCRSILLAILRDFSCDDPATSELSTEDLRDKLQKVCKVKRYLILIDDIWEASVWEDLQPCFADVKNGSRIILTTRQVEVANSARISCEPFHLPMFKEDESWKLLKVKVFGKEGCSPDLEKVGLEIAKKCAGLPLSIVLVAGILAKEKNERYWRQVAKNLGSHIQSDAKAVIEHSYKHLPHHLKPCFLYFGAFSEDKTINVSDLTCLWIAEGFIKIDKEKSLEDVASDYLENLIGRNLVKIAKRSSDGKVKACQIHDLLLDFCKETAEQEKLLLCIDRYQSANPPPGIYSHRQLAQRRLSIYADKNYLAKWSSSCSLVGSVLCRDDIIEYLSPTSRILQKFKFLKVLDLKFIVVDSFPTELFYLRYFAVRTAKKSITSCISNLWNLGTLIVIGEGTDLSLPFTLWKMSKLRILHICDNAYFTISGAEELLENSSNLDNLETLSCPCFSCAEDAEFVLGKMPNIRNLRCSIKYPKGNFWVLQLEFLAQLKTLKVHFDVHSAIAGAYIFPSSLNKLTLSTISWGTGSEIAMLPNLQVLKLVNVKFDKREWTVNDNEFPKLKVLKVVNSDNFKEWNVLDDAFPCLEHLTLHKCQYLKEIPSWFAEIASLKFVRVRSCNVAALVASLKEIRTMQVEDYQRSEFQIIFD; from the exons atgtTTCCCCTTGAGGTTGCAAAGGATCAAATCGAGTTCCTTGAAAGGGAGTTGAAATTCCTGGATATTTTCCTCAATTTGCAGAGCTCCAAAGCTGAATGTGACACTTTGGATGTCACACAAAAAGCACAAGCTCTACTTCACGATACTCGAGTTGCTCTCTCCACTCTTAATTTGACTTCTCCAAATTTTTATCCGTCAATCTATCAGATGGAAGATGACATTCGTTTGATCAAGTCGGAAATCAGAGCCAATTACTCCTTTCCGAAAATATCACTGCCACTTTCAGCCAGCAAGAATGGTGTTGCTATTTCCGAAATTGTACCTGAATTCATCGGCACTGTTGTGTGTATTCTCAGTGATTTACTGAGTATTTATGATGGCCGTTCTGTACTTTTTGTTCCGGGACCCATGGAACAAATAGTAGAGGTTTTAGAAGAGTTGAAGTCTCTGAGAGCTTTTGTCTGCTTTGTTGCAAAGAGATGCAAAGAGCCTCAGAGTTGCCATCATGATTTCTTCACTCATATTTTTGTTGTGGCTGGCCATGCAGCCATGCTTGTCTGGTTGAGCTTACCAGGCACTGACAATGGAACTCAAGACTTGGCTTCTGGTGGAATGAATGCTTTGCTTTCTGATCACCTGCGAATGAGGATTAAGCCTATTGAGCCAAGTATCCGCAAGATCTACGTTGATGTTCTGCAAGCTTTAAAGTCAACATCACAATCAGGATGGCGTCCCGATATCCTAAATGAGAATACAACAAACAGTGAAGCTGGCTTTTTGGAGACTGTCCTGCACAACTTGGTGGAGCTGCCAACAATTGGTAACGCTACAGTTGCTTTGAAAGATGAAACATCAAACCTTCAGGAGATGCTCAACTTCTTGCGAGCCAATCTCCCCTGTATTGAATCTCATTTTGAAGATCTCCACATTATGATTATTGATGCTGGAATTCTAGTTTACTCGTTATATGATGTTGCATCGGCCAAAGTGAACCAAGCACTTCTTGATTTTCCCGGAAACATTCAGCATTTCAACACTCTGGTTTATCCCATAGTTCAGAAGATATTCCAATCTAATTTGCCACGGATTCATGGAATAGGCTATGTTGATTTCCTTTTAAGCAACCTGAATGAGTTTCAAGGTCGTTATTCAAAGTCACTTGTTTCTATCAAGAACCAACTTCAAATAATTCAGAATGAACTTGAGAGCGTGCAACCTTTTCTCAAGGATGTTGCAAAAGAGCTACATAAGCACCACCAAGTTCAACATTTGGCTCAGTTAGTGATTGGCACAGCATATGAAGTTGAATATATAGTCGATTCTTTTATCAGCAAAGAAGTTCCCGAGTGCTGTCTTGAGCGTTGGCTCGTTGATATCATAGAGGAAATTAAACTTAACAGTGCAAAAATAGATATTGAATTGAAGAAAACACCTGCAGTTGACATAGCATTACATGATCCCGTGGATGCAGCCGCTGCTCATACATCATCAGAATCTACGTCCCCAAAGAATGAAGAAATCGTGGGCTTTGATCATATCATTTCAGAATTAAGAAAGAAGCTAACTAAAGGATCCCAACAGCTAGACGTCATCTCGATTGTCGGCATGGGCGGACAAGGTAAGACGACATTGGCCAACAAACTCTTTAATGATGACTCAGTTAAATCTCGATTTGATAGTCGGGCGCAATGTTGCGTGTCGCAAGAGTATTCCTGTAGGTCCATTTTATTGGCCATTTTACGTGATTTTTCTTGTGATGACCCTGCTACTAGTGAGTTGTCTACTGAAGATCTACGAGATAAGCTTCAAAAAGTTTGTAAAGTGAAAAGATATCTTATCCTTATCGATGACATTTGGGAAGCTAGTGTGTGGGAAGATTTACAGCCTTGCTTTGCGGATGTTAAAAACGGAAGTCGAATTATTCTAACAACACGACAAGTTGAAGTTGCCAACTCAGCTAGAATTTCTTGTGAGCCCTTTCATCTTCCTATGTTTAAGGAAGATGAAAGTTGGAAATTGCTGAAAGTGAAAGTGTTTGGTAAAGAAGGATGCTCTCCTGATCTTGAAAAAGTTGGGCTAGAAATAGCAAAGAAGTGCGCAGGGCTGCCTCTTTCAATTGTTTTGGTGGCTGGTATTCTCGCAAAGGAAAAGAATGAACGATATTGGAGACAAGTCGCTAAGAATTTAGGTTCCCACATTCAAAGTGACGCAAAGGCTGTAATAGAGCACAGTTATAAACATTTACCCCATCATTTAAAGCCTTGCTTCCTTTATTTTGGAGCATTTTCAGAAGACAAGACGATCAATGTTTCAGACTTGACATGCTTATGGATCGCAGAAGGATTCATAAAAATTGATAAAGAGAAGAGTTTGGAGGATGTAGCATCAGATTACTTGGAGAATCTTATTGGACGAAATCTAGTGAAAATTGCAAAAAGGAGTTCTGATGGCAAGGTCAAAGCATGCCAGATCCATGATCTATTACTTGATTTCTGCAAGGAAACAGCTGAGCAGGAAAAGCTTCTACTCTGCATAGATAG GTACCAAAGTGCCAATCCTCCACCTGGCATTTACTCACACCGGCAGCTAGCTCAACGTCGCCTGTCCATTTATGCTGACAAGAATTATCTTGCAAAATGGAGTTCGTCTTGCTCACTTGTTGGGTCTGTACTTTGCAGGGATGATATCATAGAATACCTCTCTCCAACCTCGCGCATCCTTCAGAAATTCAAGTTTCTAAAAGTGTTGGATCTGAAGTTCATTGTTGTTGATTCTTTCCCAACAGAGCTGTTTTATTTGAGGTATTTTGCAGTACGAACTGCGAAGAAGTCAATTACATCATGCATAAGTAATCTATGGAACCTTGGGACTTTGATAGTCATAGGGGAAGGGACAGACTTGTCACTACCGTTTACACTCTGGAAGATGTCTAAATTGAGAATTCTGCATATTTGTGACAATGCTTATTTCACCATTAGTGGTGCAGAAGAATTACTTGAGAACTCCTCCAATCTTGACAATTTGGAGACTCTTTCCTGTCCATGTTTTTCTTGTGCGGAGGATGCAGAATTTGTATTGGGAAAGATGCCAAATATTCGGAATCTGAGATGCTCAATTAAGTATCCTAAAGGAAACTTTTGGGTCCTTCAATTGGAATTTCTAGCACAGCTTAAGACGCTCAAGGTTCATTTTGACGTGCATTCAGCCATAGCTGGTGCTTACATCTTCCCCTCAAGTCTCAACAAATTGACTTTGTCCACCATTTCCTGGGGCACTGGTTCAGAGATTGCTATGCTTCCCAATCTTCAGGTACTTAAACTGGTAAATGTTAAGTTTGATAAACGCGAATGGACAGTGAACGACAATGAGTTCCCTAAACTCAAAGTCTTGAAAGTAGTAAACTCTGATAATTTTAAGGAGTGGAATGTCTTGGATGATGCCTTTCCTTGTCTTGAACATTTGACATTGCATAAATGCCAATATCTTAAGGAGATCCCCTCTTGGTTCGCGGAAATCGCTTCTCTCAAGTTTGTTAGGGTAAGGTCTTGCAATGTAGCAGCTCTTGTTGCTTCACTCAAGGAGATCAGGACAATGCAAGTTGAAGATTACCAAAGATCTGAATTCCAGATCATCTTTGACTAG